Proteins encoded together in one Streptomyces rubradiris window:
- a CDS encoding VOC family protein: MYGNTRGIPGSSGVHHVAYTVPDLDQAVTFFVDVLGAELAYRLGPVEFPDGDWMERYLGVHRRAVMDLAMLRLGPVTNCELFQYSAPDQRREMPRNSDWGGHHLAFHVEDMDEAVAYLRAQPGVRILGEPQPLEPGSTRGDSWVYFLSPWGMQLELIRMPPGMSYEKETTTRLYQPGGR, from the coding sequence GTGTACGGCAACACCCGAGGAATCCCCGGATCGTCAGGCGTACACCACGTCGCCTACACCGTTCCCGACCTGGACCAGGCCGTCACGTTCTTCGTCGACGTGCTCGGCGCGGAACTCGCCTACCGGCTCGGGCCGGTGGAATTCCCGGACGGCGACTGGATGGAGAGATACCTCGGTGTCCACCGGAGGGCGGTGATGGACCTGGCCATGCTCAGGCTCGGCCCGGTGACCAACTGCGAGCTGTTCCAGTACTCCGCGCCCGACCAGCGAAGGGAGATGCCGCGCAACAGCGACTGGGGCGGCCATCATCTGGCCTTCCATGTCGAGGACATGGACGAGGCGGTGGCATACCTGCGGGCTCAGCCCGGTGTGCGGATACTGGGCGAACCGCAGCCCCTGGAACCCGGGTCGACCAGAGGCGACAGCTGGGTCTACTTCCTCTCTCCCTGGGGAATGCAGCTCGAACTCATCAGAATGCCTCCGGGAATGTCCTACGAGAAGGAGACCACGACCCGCCTCTATCAGCCTGGCGGGCGTTGA
- a CDS encoding Gfo/Idh/MocA family protein → MPTSTGGGKRVGVAFLGCGYAADFYGPTLPNYPEINLIGAYDPEGDRAKSFVAEYGGRLFGSMEEVLADPEVQIVVNLTPTARHYTVNRAALSAGKHVYCEKPMTTNMTEARELASLAAERGLLLSSAPATVFSRSAQTLIRAVHDGAVGTPRLAYASLDMGPLAFMAYRDWRSKRGVPWPYREEVANGCVLEHAGYLLTWLTAMFGPVVRMSGQTVTPFADQWEGVVADVAPETSFGALGFADGTVCRLTIGWAAPADKSLLVVGDQGVLSVDDVWQASSPVTLRRRVRTTGRDTGYLAEPERLPFVLPPLEHGYDDGAHDLTVGAGIADLARAVLTGDQPLLGAEFSLHILDVSLRFATAATTDEHIDVPAPSATRLWGDRYRRPAELPALA, encoded by the coding sequence ATGCCCACTTCCACGGGCGGGGGCAAGCGCGTCGGTGTCGCCTTCCTCGGCTGCGGTTATGCCGCCGACTTCTACGGCCCCACGCTGCCCAACTACCCGGAAATCAACCTCATAGGCGCTTACGACCCCGAAGGGGACCGGGCGAAAAGTTTCGTCGCGGAGTACGGCGGGCGGCTGTTCGGAAGCATGGAAGAGGTGCTCGCCGATCCCGAGGTGCAGATCGTCGTGAACCTCACCCCGACCGCCCGGCACTACACGGTGAACCGGGCCGCCCTGTCGGCCGGGAAGCACGTGTACTGCGAGAAGCCCATGACCACGAACATGACGGAAGCGAGGGAACTGGCCTCGCTCGCCGCGGAGCGCGGACTTCTGCTGAGCAGCGCGCCGGCCACGGTGTTCAGCCGGTCCGCGCAAACCCTCATCCGTGCCGTCCACGACGGAGCGGTGGGCACACCGCGGCTCGCCTACGCCTCGCTCGACATGGGACCGCTCGCGTTCATGGCCTACCGCGACTGGCGCAGCAAGCGCGGAGTCCCCTGGCCGTACCGTGAGGAGGTGGCCAACGGCTGCGTGCTGGAACACGCCGGTTACCTCCTCACCTGGCTGACGGCCATGTTCGGACCCGTGGTGCGCATGTCCGGCCAGACCGTCACCCCCTTCGCGGACCAGTGGGAGGGCGTCGTCGCCGACGTGGCGCCCGAGACCTCGTTCGGCGCGCTGGGCTTCGCCGACGGGACCGTGTGCCGTCTCACCATCGGCTGGGCGGCGCCCGCCGACAAGTCCCTGCTCGTCGTCGGCGATCAGGGCGTCCTGTCCGTCGATGACGTGTGGCAGGCGTCGAGCCCGGTCACGCTGCGCCGCCGGGTGCGGACGACCGGCAGGGACACCGGTTACCTGGCCGAGCCCGAGCGACTGCCCTTCGTCCTGCCCCCGCTGGAGCACGGATACGACGACGGGGCGCACGACCTGACGGTCGGCGCGGGCATCGCCGACCTCGCCCGGGCGGTGCTGACGGGCGACCAGCCGCTGCTCGGCGCGGAGTTCTCCCTCCACATCCTCGACGTCAGCCTCCGCTTCGCCACGGCCGCGACCACGGACGAGCACATCGACGTACCGGCCCCCTCCGCGACCCGCCTGTGGGGAGACCGGTACCGGCGGCCCGCGGAGTTGCCCGCCCTGGCCTGA
- a CDS encoding MFS transporter codes for MPLTGTGTPIRTSTAVVVVVALALALFSLSTVETLPVGLLPLIADDLGVSEASAGRLVTGYGMVVAVASVPLTRLVRRVPRRTLLCALLALFVMANLVSAAAPGYWVLLAARVTVALTHSVFWSVIASTATTLFAPEVRGRVVAGLFSGLSLASVVGVPAGTWLGQQAGWRIPFVVMSGFGFLALLAVAVLLPSGAGEEGSGAAGAEPSRGRFLVLMAATALVICGVFTGYTYLTVFLTDVAGLPQSAVAPLLLGSGVAGIAGTALAGARVDRRPRGTMVLAVTLLTATMFGLCLLGDRSVAAVCLVALLGFAMAAMTTALQSRILHVAPGSTEIASAVGSSVFNVGIAGGSLVGGLLLPTGPGVRGAVLVGGVLAAGGLAVLLSESWVVRQGERRAAVRGGVPDMSA; via the coding sequence GTGCCCCTCACCGGAACGGGAACGCCCATACGCACCTCGACCGCCGTGGTCGTGGTGGTCGCGCTGGCGCTGGCGCTGTTCTCCCTGAGCACCGTGGAGACGCTGCCGGTCGGTCTGCTTCCGCTGATCGCCGACGATCTGGGCGTGTCCGAAGCGTCGGCGGGCCGCCTGGTCACCGGATACGGAATGGTGGTGGCCGTCGCCTCGGTGCCGTTGACCCGCCTGGTCCGCCGGGTGCCGCGCCGTACGTTGCTCTGCGCGCTGCTGGCCTTGTTCGTCATGGCGAATCTCGTCTCCGCCGCGGCCCCGGGCTACTGGGTGCTGCTCGCCGCCCGCGTCACGGTGGCGCTCACCCACTCGGTGTTCTGGTCCGTCATCGCGTCGACCGCCACCACCCTCTTCGCTCCCGAGGTGCGGGGCCGGGTGGTCGCCGGACTGTTCTCCGGTCTGTCCCTGGCCTCCGTGGTGGGTGTCCCGGCCGGAACATGGCTGGGGCAGCAGGCCGGTTGGCGCATCCCGTTCGTGGTGATGAGCGGGTTCGGCTTCCTCGCCCTCCTCGCGGTCGCCGTCCTCTTGCCGTCCGGGGCCGGCGAGGAGGGCAGCGGCGCGGCCGGAGCCGAGCCCAGCCGGGGCCGGTTCCTGGTGCTGATGGCGGCGACGGCCCTGGTCATCTGCGGTGTCTTCACCGGGTACACGTACCTCACCGTGTTCCTCACCGATGTGGCCGGCCTCCCCCAGTCAGCCGTGGCGCCCCTGCTCCTGGGCTCGGGCGTCGCCGGGATCGCGGGCACCGCCCTGGCGGGTGCGCGGGTGGACCGCCGTCCTCGCGGCACCATGGTGCTGGCCGTGACCCTGCTGACGGCGACGATGTTCGGGCTGTGCCTGCTGGGCGACCGGTCCGTCGCCGCCGTCTGCCTGGTGGCGCTGCTCGGGTTCGCCATGGCCGCCATGACGACCGCGCTGCAGAGCAGGATTCTTCACGTGGCCCCCGGAAGCACCGAGATCGCCTCGGCCGTCGGCTCATCGGTGTTCAACGTCGGTATCGCCGGAGGCTCCCTCGTCGGCGGACTGCTGCTGCCCACCGGCCCCGGGGTGCGGGGCGCGGTGCTCGTCGGCGGTGTGCTCGCGGCCGGCGGCCTGGCCGTGCTGCTGTCCGAGTCATGGGTGGTGCGGCAGGGGGAACGACGGGCCGCCGTCCGGGGCGGAGTGCCGGACATGTCGGCGTAG
- a CDS encoding PHB depolymerase family esterase has product MIRKRPGPRTLLTAVLAVLAPLLAVLTLSAPAAHAASLTEVTGFGANPSNLRMYVYRPDSAPARPAVLVAVHYCTGSGPAFYSGTEFASLADRYGFLVIYPSATRSGGCFDVSSPQALKRGGGSDPVGIVSMVTYAEQHYGADPNRVYVTGASSGAMMTNVLLGDYPDVFKAGAAFSGVPFGCFATTDGSGWNSACANGTVAKTPQQWGDLVRGAYPGYSGPRPRMQLWHGTEDTTLRYPNFGEEIKQWTNVLGVSQTPASTDHPQSNWTRTRYGGTGTQAPVEAISIQGVGHTLPTAGMAARAISFFGLDSGTTQPPTEPPTPPAGACKVTYSTSTWNSGLTAAITVTNTGTEPVDGWALTFTLPAGQAITSGWNAQFSPSSGTVTARNAAYNASLAPGASATLGFQATHTGDTSAPASFSLNGATCATS; this is encoded by the coding sequence ATGATCCGGAAAAGGCCGGGACCACGAACCTTGCTGACAGCCGTGCTCGCGGTCCTGGCGCCGCTGCTGGCCGTGCTCACCCTGTCCGCGCCGGCCGCCCACGCGGCCTCCCTGACGGAGGTCACCGGCTTCGGCGCCAACCCGAGCAACCTGCGCATGTACGTCTACCGCCCGGACAGCGCGCCGGCCCGCCCCGCGGTCCTGGTGGCCGTGCACTACTGCACCGGTTCCGGTCCGGCCTTCTACTCCGGCACCGAGTTCGCCTCGCTGGCCGACCGGTACGGCTTCCTCGTGATCTACCCTTCGGCGACCCGCAGCGGCGGCTGCTTCGACGTCTCGTCGCCGCAGGCGCTCAAGCGCGGCGGCGGCAGCGACCCGGTCGGCATCGTGTCGATGGTGACCTACGCCGAGCAGCACTACGGCGCCGACCCGAACCGCGTCTACGTCACCGGCGCCTCGTCCGGCGCGATGATGACCAACGTCCTGCTCGGCGACTACCCCGACGTCTTCAAGGCCGGAGCCGCCTTCTCGGGCGTGCCCTTCGGCTGCTTCGCCACCACCGACGGCTCCGGCTGGAACAGCGCCTGCGCCAACGGCACCGTCGCCAAGACCCCCCAGCAGTGGGGCGACCTGGTCCGCGGCGCCTACCCGGGGTACAGCGGGCCCCGGCCCCGGATGCAGCTGTGGCACGGCACCGAGGACACCACGTTGCGCTATCCGAACTTCGGCGAAGAGATCAAGCAGTGGACCAATGTCCTCGGCGTGAGCCAGACGCCCGCGTCCACCGACCACCCGCAGTCCAACTGGACCCGCACCCGCTACGGCGGCACCGGCACCCAGGCCCCCGTCGAGGCCATCAGCATCCAGGGCGTCGGACACACCCTGCCGACCGCGGGCATGGCCGCACGCGCCATCTCCTTCTTCGGCCTGGACTCCGGAACCACCCAGCCGCCGACCGAGCCGCCCACCCCGCCGGCCGGCGCGTGCAAGGTGACGTACTCGACCAGCACGTGGAACTCCGGGCTCACGGCCGCGATCACCGTGACCAACACCGGCACCGAGCCGGTCGACGGATGGGCGCTGACGTTCACCCTGCCGGCCGGACAGGCCATCACCTCCGGCTGGAACGCCCAGTTCTCGCCTTCCAGCGGCACCGTGACCGCGCGGAACGCCGCCTACAACGCCTCCCTGGCCCCGGGCGCCTCGGCCACCCTGGGTTTCCAGGCCACGCACACCGGCGACACCTCCGCCCCGGCGTCCTTCAGCCTCAACGGCGCGACCTGTGCCACGAGTTGA
- a CDS encoding MerR family transcriptional regulator encodes MRIGELSRRTDVSVRLLRYYEEQGLLHPVRRPSGYREYQEDDVRTVHNIRTLLGAGLSTRTIAALLPCMVDDGQTLVPACSGTLSGLQRERERIDRAVADLQAARAALDTIMTVPPPYDVAGNEVCHAAPEPVPAGFDAVLRGADG; translated from the coding sequence ATGCGCATCGGAGAGCTGTCCCGCCGGACCGACGTCAGCGTCCGCCTTCTGCGCTACTACGAGGAACAGGGGCTGCTGCACCCCGTGCGCCGTCCCAGCGGATACCGCGAATACCAAGAGGACGATGTCCGCACGGTGCACAACATCCGTACGCTGCTGGGGGCCGGCCTTTCCACGCGGACGATCGCCGCCCTGTTGCCGTGCATGGTGGACGACGGCCAGACGCTGGTGCCGGCCTGCTCCGGCACGCTTTCCGGCCTTCAGCGGGAGCGCGAGCGCATCGACCGGGCGGTGGCCGATCTCCAGGCCGCCCGCGCGGCCCTGGACACCATCATGACCGTCCCCCCGCCGTACGACGTCGCCGGGAACGAGGTCTGCCACGCCGCGCCGGAGCCGGTGCCGGCCGGGTTCGACGCGGTGCTCCGCGGCGCGGACGGCTGA
- a CDS encoding NAD(P)-dependent oxidoreductase yields MTTQHSTDPQHKPVTLVGLGPMGKALAQTLLKKGHPLTVWNRTPGKADDLVAMGARRARTVAEAVTASPLTIVCLTDYDTMRKVLEPAAEALGGRTVVNLNSGTPAEARAAVTWSQERGVDYLDGAIMVPPPMVGEPGAVFLYSGSPAVFARHSETLTSLGDPRYLGQDPGLAVLYNTAMLDMMYATLNGWLHATALVGSANVSAREFAELALGWFMPVVVDYAVLARQAPDLDAGHYPGTLSTLEMNLNALDHITRTSEEQGVHSGHPRLMKEIAERAVAEGHGGENYLAVHELFKKATLPTEETSTPRP; encoded by the coding sequence ATGACGACACAGCACTCAACTGATCCGCAGCACAAGCCCGTTACGCTGGTGGGACTCGGGCCCATGGGCAAGGCCCTGGCGCAGACCCTGCTGAAGAAGGGCCACCCGCTCACCGTCTGGAACCGCACGCCGGGGAAGGCGGACGACCTCGTGGCCATGGGGGCCCGGCGCGCGCGGACCGTCGCCGAGGCGGTCACCGCCAGCCCGCTCACCATCGTGTGTCTCACCGACTACGACACGATGCGCAAGGTCCTGGAGCCGGCCGCCGAGGCGCTCGGCGGCCGCACCGTGGTCAACCTCAACTCCGGTACGCCGGCCGAGGCGCGAGCGGCCGTCACGTGGTCACAAGAGCGGGGCGTGGACTATCTCGACGGCGCCATCATGGTGCCGCCGCCGATGGTGGGCGAGCCGGGCGCGGTGTTCCTCTACAGCGGTTCACCCGCGGTCTTCGCGCGGCACTCGGAGACGCTGACGAGCCTCGGCGACCCGCGATACCTGGGACAGGACCCCGGTCTAGCGGTGCTCTACAACACCGCCATGCTCGACATGATGTACGCCACCCTGAACGGCTGGCTGCACGCCACCGCCCTGGTCGGCTCGGCGAACGTGTCGGCCCGGGAGTTCGCGGAGCTGGCGCTCGGCTGGTTCATGCCGGTGGTGGTCGACTACGCGGTCCTGGCCCGTCAGGCGCCCGACCTGGACGCCGGCCACTATCCGGGCACCCTGAGCACGCTGGAGATGAACCTGAACGCGCTGGACCACATCACCCGCACCAGCGAGGAGCAGGGCGTCCACTCCGGCCACCCGCGGCTGATGAAGGAGATCGCCGAGCGCGCCGTCGCCGAGGGCCACGGCGGGGAGAACTATCTGGCCGTCCACGAGTTGTTCAAGAAGGCGACGCTGCCGACGGAGGAGACCTCCACCCCACGCCCGTGA
- a CDS encoding fatty acid desaturase family protein, with product MTISPQATALITAPAEPSPDPGAGSDFSRLSRRVTEAGLMRRRPGYYAVRLGLVVALTAAGWGVFLALGDSWWQLAVAAFLALMYGQTALVAHDLAHRQVFRRGRASRIWGRLFGNLGIGMSYGWWMNKHTRHHANPNHEELDPDVAPDILVWSTAQARDSRGLARLIGGHQAWLFFPLLTLEGFNLHVAGVRALRSPSMKHRTLEAGLLLLHFTAYLSALFLVLPPGKAVAFLAVHQCLFGVYLGCTFAPNHKGMPTFSGDDRPDFLRRQVLTSRNVRGGRLTDVLLGGLNYQIEHHLFPSMPTPHLRRAQVIVRAYCAEIGVPYHETGLVRSYREALTHLHRVGAPLRRQRKTTT from the coding sequence ATGACGATTTCCCCGCAGGCCACGGCCCTGATCACGGCACCCGCCGAGCCCTCCCCCGATCCCGGAGCCGGAAGCGACTTCTCCCGGCTGTCCCGCCGCGTCACCGAGGCGGGACTGATGCGGCGCCGCCCCGGCTACTACGCGGTGCGGCTCGGGCTGGTCGTCGCGCTGACGGCGGCGGGCTGGGGCGTCTTCCTCGCGCTCGGCGACAGCTGGTGGCAGCTCGCGGTGGCCGCCTTCCTCGCGCTGATGTACGGCCAGACGGCGCTGGTCGCCCACGACCTGGCACACCGTCAGGTGTTCCGGCGCGGCCGGGCGAGCCGGATATGGGGCCGGCTCTTCGGCAACCTGGGGATCGGCATGAGCTACGGCTGGTGGATGAACAAGCACACCCGCCACCACGCCAACCCCAACCACGAGGAACTGGACCCGGACGTCGCCCCGGACATCCTGGTGTGGTCCACCGCGCAGGCACGCGACAGCCGGGGCCTGGCCCGTCTCATCGGCGGCCACCAGGCATGGCTGTTCTTCCCGCTGCTGACGCTGGAGGGCTTCAACCTGCACGTCGCCGGCGTGCGGGCGCTGCGCTCGCCGTCCATGAAGCACCGCACGCTGGAGGCGGGACTGCTCCTGCTGCATTTCACCGCCTACCTCTCGGCGCTGTTCCTGGTGCTCCCGCCCGGCAAGGCGGTCGCGTTCCTCGCCGTGCACCAGTGCCTCTTCGGTGTCTATCTCGGCTGCACCTTCGCCCCGAACCACAAGGGCATGCCCACGTTCAGCGGTGACGACCGGCCCGACTTCCTGCGCCGCCAGGTCCTCACCTCCCGCAACGTGCGCGGTGGCCGGCTCACCGATGTGCTGCTCGGCGGGCTCAACTACCAGATCGAGCACCACCTCTTCCCGAGCATGCCCACTCCGCACCTGCGCCGCGCCCAGGTCATCGTGCGCGCCTACTGCGCGGAGATCGGCGTGCCGTACCACGAGACCGGTCTGGTCCGCTCCTACCGCGAGGCCCTGACACACCTGCACCGGGTGGGAGCACCCCTCAGGCGGCAGCGGAAGACGACCACCTGA
- a CDS encoding ABC transporter substrate-binding protein — MNTRNRTARAVLALSLAVLVAATGCSSKAKSGGDGDTRTGGVRTGPGVTADTIRLGALTDLTGPYATLGKSNVQAQQLWADQVNAQGGICHRKIEIVVKDHGYDVQKAVTAYADIAPDVVALPQVIGSSVVAALLDDIERDKVLTFPQAWSASLLGKDAVQVLGTTYDVDALAAVDYLTRTKGIGKGDRIGHVYFEGDYGDNALEGSTWAAERAGITVVGQKIQATDTDLSAQVAALAKADVKAVLISAGPAQTASLVGVAAASGLKVPVVTSAPGYAPQLLKTQAAPALVAMLSIVSAAPSVNSDLPGVKAMVAAYKEKYPDSSVDSGVLSGYNAARLMGEDLKKACAAGSLARADVIKAHRSQSELDTGLGTPQDFSDPSRPAALSTYVLKPDMKGVGGTVGVEDAHRAPGVEEYLKQRS; from the coding sequence GTGAACACCAGGAACCGCACCGCCCGGGCCGTCCTCGCCCTGTCCCTGGCCGTGCTCGTCGCGGCCACCGGCTGCAGCTCCAAGGCGAAGAGCGGCGGCGACGGCGACACGAGAACCGGCGGTGTGCGCACCGGGCCGGGCGTCACCGCCGACACCATCAGACTCGGCGCCCTCACCGACCTGACGGGGCCCTACGCCACCCTCGGCAAGAGCAACGTGCAGGCGCAGCAGCTGTGGGCCGACCAGGTCAACGCCCAGGGCGGGATCTGCCACCGGAAGATCGAGATCGTGGTCAAGGACCACGGCTACGACGTCCAGAAGGCCGTCACCGCCTACGCCGACATCGCCCCCGACGTCGTCGCGCTGCCCCAGGTCATCGGCTCCTCGGTGGTCGCCGCCCTCCTCGACGACATCGAGCGGGACAAGGTGCTCACCTTTCCGCAGGCCTGGTCCGCCTCCCTGCTCGGCAAGGACGCCGTGCAGGTCCTCGGCACCACGTACGACGTCGACGCACTCGCCGCCGTGGACTACCTCACCCGCACCAAGGGCATCGGGAAGGGAGACAGGATCGGACACGTCTACTTCGAGGGGGACTACGGCGACAACGCGCTGGAAGGCTCCACCTGGGCGGCGGAGCGGGCCGGGATCACGGTCGTCGGCCAGAAGATCCAGGCCACCGACACCGACCTGTCCGCGCAGGTCGCCGCGCTCGCCAAGGCGGACGTCAAGGCCGTCCTGATCAGCGCCGGACCCGCCCAGACCGCCTCCCTCGTGGGCGTCGCCGCCGCGAGCGGGCTGAAGGTCCCGGTGGTCACCAGTGCGCCGGGTTACGCCCCGCAGCTGCTGAAGACCCAGGCGGCGCCCGCCCTGGTCGCGATGCTCAGCATCGTCAGCGCCGCCCCGAGCGTGAACTCCGACCTGCCCGGCGTCAAGGCGATGGTCGCCGCCTACAAGGAGAAGTACCCGGACTCCTCCGTCGACTCCGGTGTGCTCTCCGGCTACAACGCGGCCCGGCTCATGGGCGAGGACCTGAAGAAGGCGTGCGCGGCCGGCAGCCTGGCCCGCGCAGACGTGATCAAGGCCCACCGTTCGCAGAGCGAGCTGGACACCGGTCTCGGCACCCCGCAGGACTTCTCCGACCCGTCACGCCCGGCCGCCCTGTCGACCTACGTCCTCAAGCCGGACATGAAGGGGGTCGGCGGAACGGTCGGCGTCGAGGACGCGCACCGGGCGCCGGGCGTCGAGGAGTATCTCAAGCAGCGTTCCTGA
- a CDS encoding branched-chain amino acid ABC transporter permease yields MSDLPPRRALRALAFLGVALLLCAPPFYLDVFWLRIGLFAMAAATGAVGLGLLTGTAGQLSLGHSFFLAIGAYGYTWLGGEEPGAGLPTVLALVAAVLLAGLAGGLFSPVAGRVRGVYLGVATLALVFLGHHILVSAEPVTGGFNGLSVPPLSVGSFTFDASGPELVVLGVPFGAEERLWYLSLALFAFTWFTARGLLLSRAGRALKALRDSETAAAVMGVPVARYRAGAFVLSSMYAGLAGALLALAFRRVVPDYFGLALSVDYLAMIVIGGLGSVAGATAGAVFVTALPLLMTRYADQLPLVTAPGSAGGTLGPTEASRYLYGAAVVLVLIFAPDGLGGLLHRLRARFRMRRRPAAAPTSAATAVRAKEHTP; encoded by the coding sequence GTGTCTGACCTCCCCCCGCGCCGCGCCCTGCGGGCGCTCGCGTTCCTCGGCGTGGCCCTGCTGCTGTGCGCGCCGCCGTTCTACCTCGACGTGTTCTGGCTGCGCATCGGCCTGTTCGCGATGGCGGCCGCGACCGGCGCCGTCGGCTTGGGCCTGCTCACCGGCACCGCCGGCCAACTCTCCCTCGGCCACTCCTTCTTCCTCGCGATCGGCGCGTACGGCTACACCTGGCTGGGCGGTGAGGAGCCGGGCGCCGGGCTGCCCACCGTGCTCGCCCTGGTCGCGGCGGTCCTGCTGGCCGGGCTGGCCGGCGGACTGTTCAGCCCCGTCGCCGGCCGGGTGCGCGGTGTCTACCTGGGCGTGGCCACGCTCGCCCTGGTCTTCCTCGGCCACCACATCCTGGTCAGTGCCGAGCCGGTCACCGGAGGCTTCAACGGCCTCTCCGTGCCGCCGCTTTCGGTCGGGTCCTTCACCTTCGACGCGAGCGGCCCGGAACTCGTCGTCCTGGGTGTCCCGTTCGGTGCCGAGGAACGCCTGTGGTACCTGAGCCTGGCCCTGTTCGCGTTCACCTGGTTCACCGCGCGCGGCCTGCTGCTCTCCCGGGCCGGCCGGGCCCTGAAGGCGCTGCGCGACAGCGAGACCGCCGCCGCCGTCATGGGTGTACCGGTGGCCCGCTACCGGGCCGGGGCGTTCGTCCTGTCCTCCATGTACGCGGGCCTGGCCGGCGCCCTGCTGGCACTCGCCTTCCGCCGGGTCGTCCCGGACTACTTCGGGCTCGCCCTGTCCGTCGACTACCTCGCGATGATCGTCATCGGCGGCCTCGGCTCGGTGGCCGGCGCCACCGCCGGCGCGGTCTTCGTCACCGCGCTGCCCCTGCTGATGACCCGGTACGCCGACCAGCTCCCGCTCGTCACCGCACCCGGCTCGGCCGGAGGCACCCTCGGCCCCACCGAGGCTTCCCGCTACCTCTACGGCGCCGCCGTCGTCCTCGTCCTGATCTTCGCCCCCGACGGCCTGGGCGGTCTCCTGCACCGGCTCCGCGCCCGGTTCCGGATGCGACGCCGCCCGGCCGCAGCCCCCACCTCCGCCGCAACCGCAGTACGAGCCAAGGAGCACACCCCGTGA
- a CDS encoding branched-chain amino acid ABC transporter permease has protein sequence MSAFLASLLNGLSLGAVHALVALGFVVIFKASGVLNFAHGSLLLLGGYLIAVWHPHLGFAGALAAAVLATAAIAGAVDRLLLQRGDAGAHTTPAQTIVTIGVDVLLLTDLSRRIGGDLLPLGDPWADSVTRIGPVSVADSRLAAIVVSCLVIGAVFAAFRYTAWGLSLRAAAEDAEAAALMGIRLSRVRTGAWCLAGALAATAAVFLAAFPAPGLERTTGQLALAAFPAAILGGLASPAGALAGSLLIGLTEAFAAGYQSELHVLGDGFGDVAPYAVMVVVLILRPQGLFGAKGAARV, from the coding sequence GTGAGCGCCTTCCTCGCCAGCCTCCTCAACGGCCTGTCCCTGGGCGCCGTCCATGCCCTGGTCGCGCTCGGCTTCGTCGTCATCTTCAAAGCCTCCGGCGTGCTCAACTTCGCCCACGGCTCCCTGTTGCTCCTCGGCGGCTACCTCATCGCCGTCTGGCACCCCCACCTCGGCTTCGCCGGCGCGCTCGCCGCGGCGGTGCTGGCCACCGCGGCGATCGCGGGAGCTGTCGACCGGCTCCTGCTCCAGCGCGGCGACGCCGGCGCGCACACGACGCCCGCGCAGACCATCGTGACCATCGGCGTGGACGTGCTGCTGCTCACCGACCTGTCCCGCCGCATCGGCGGCGACCTGCTGCCGCTCGGCGACCCCTGGGCGGACTCGGTCACCCGGATCGGCCCGGTCAGCGTCGCCGACAGCCGGCTCGCCGCGATCGTGGTGTCCTGCCTGGTCATCGGAGCGGTCTTCGCCGCCTTCCGGTACACCGCCTGGGGGCTGTCCCTGCGCGCAGCCGCCGAGGACGCCGAGGCGGCCGCCCTGATGGGCATCCGGCTCTCCCGGGTACGCACCGGCGCCTGGTGCCTCGCGGGGGCCCTGGCCGCGACGGCCGCCGTGTTCCTCGCCGCGTTCCCGGCCCCCGGCCTGGAGCGCACCACCGGCCAGCTCGCGCTGGCCGCGTTCCCCGCCGCGATTCTCGGCGGTCTCGCCTCACCCGCCGGCGCCCTCGCCGGCAGCCTGCTGATCGGGCTCACCGAGGCGTTCGCCGCCGGCTACCAGTCCGAACTGCACGTGCTCGGCGACGGGTTCGGCGACGTGGCGCCGTACGCCGTGATGGTCGTCGTGCTGATCCTCCGGCCGCAGGGCCTCTTCGGCGCGAAGGGTGCCGCCCGTGTCTGA